In the genome of Persephonella sp. KM09-Lau-8, one region contains:
- a CDS encoding methyl-accepting chemotaxis protein yields MNKNLIILFIAEIAIAIAISVYMFSTSYKIREVENAYLIAGRIYDKISAIKEIQTLGVKINKKQILNQIRSISFDENNLYGKKLTEVIYRSDFDSLDSQLSNLLIELKEERERLIFTQKVLTAILPLILAIFVIIDFYFVYKIFSNREKQIKNIIRRIITGESPEDITIDELRLLNNWLNSTFKEIIQPSNNVIKNSAILFMEFSKTENKKKKIQSDTLELALTSEIVSISIENISRYIHNIYNVVQELDKKAVESSDIIFKSIDEVKTLSSEVISLKKNVETLLEQSEKIYEVVNTVKEITEQTNLLALNATIEAARAGEAGKGFAVVADEVRALANKTKKSTVEITQIIDSISQSMKELAAQLSQKADRAINVQKLMESSGENVSKMKKSVQLITGMTGEISQLIDEEEETLDLMKNEIINLSRETEKFDHLFNLLKQILYETEQNFEKILENIPLNSKSKLALEGKIYFLSWVSQLSKGIRQELQETQIYKWIQNTLVKYHPEGMELLPLLEEINKNLDINEENIYRFFEKLDKITEK; encoded by the coding sequence ATGAATAAAAACCTAATAATTCTGTTTATTGCAGAGATAGCTATCGCAATAGCTATCTCTGTTTATATGTTCTCCACTTCCTATAAAATTCGAGAGGTGGAGAATGCCTATCTTATTGCCGGTAGAATTTATGATAAAATCTCTGCAATAAAAGAGATACAAACCTTAGGTGTTAAAATAAACAAAAAACAAATTTTAAATCAAATCAGATCTATTTCCTTTGATGAAAATAATCTGTATGGGAAAAAATTAACTGAAGTAATTTACAGATCAGACTTTGATTCTCTGGATTCCCAATTATCTAATCTTTTGATTGAATTAAAAGAAGAAAGGGAAAGACTCATCTTTACACAAAAAGTTTTAACCGCCATCCTTCCATTAATCTTAGCTATTTTTGTGATTATTGATTTTTACTTTGTATACAAAATCTTTTCAAACAGAGAAAAACAGATTAAAAATATCATAAGAAGGATAATAACAGGAGAATCCCCTGAAGATATAACAATAGATGAACTCAGACTTTTAAATAACTGGCTTAATTCAACATTTAAAGAAATAATCCAGCCTTCAAATAATGTAATCAAAAACTCTGCCATTCTGTTTATGGAATTTTCAAAAACAGAAAATAAAAAGAAAAAGATACAGAGTGATACCCTTGAACTTGCCCTGACATCTGAAATAGTTTCCATATCAATAGAAAATATAAGTAGATATATCCACAATATATACAACGTAGTTCAGGAACTTGACAAAAAAGCTGTAGAAAGTTCAGATATCATTTTTAAATCTATAGATGAAGTAAAAACCCTATCCTCAGAGGTAATATCCCTTAAGAAAAATGTAGAAACTTTACTGGAACAATCAGAAAAGATATACGAAGTGGTCAATACAGTTAAAGAAATAACAGAGCAAACAAATCTCCTTGCCCTGAATGCTACAATTGAAGCTGCAAGAGCAGGAGAAGCAGGAAAAGGATTTGCCGTTGTTGCTGATGAAGTAAGGGCACTGGCAAATAAAACAAAGAAATCAACAGTAGAAATAACACAGATAATAGACTCTATTTCCCAATCTATGAAGGAACTGGCAGCCCAGCTTTCCCAAAAAGCAGATAGAGCAATAAATGTCCAGAAACTTATGGAAAGCTCAGGGGAAAATGTGAGCAAAATGAAAAAAAGCGTTCAACTAATAACTGGAATGACAGGGGAGATTTCTCAACTTATAGATGAAGAGGAAGAAACTCTGGATCTTATGAAAAATGAAATAATAAACCTTAGTAGAGAAACGGAAAAATTTGATCATTTATTTAATTTACTTAAGCAGATTCTATATGAAACAGAACAAAACTTTGAAAAAATTCTGGAAAATATACCATTAAACAGCAAATCCAAACTTGCCTTAGAAGGAAAAATATACTTCCTTTCATGGGTAAGCCAGCTTTCCAAAGGAATCAGACAGGAATTACAGGAAACACAGATCTATAAATGGATTCAGAATACCCTTGTAAAATATCATCCTGAAGGAATGGAACTGCTCCCTCTATTAGAAGAAATAAACAAAAACCTTGATATAAATGAGGAAAATATTTACAGATTTTTTGAAAAATTAGACAAAATTACAGAGAAGTAA
- a CDS encoding methyl-accepting chemotaxis protein: protein MGLFGCKDAYRTIDRLKEEIEKKDEYIAKLEELLKAKDEEVKTLQNNLKEKQQQIDEFQSKLEGIKGKFGDLQEYLKNQWKILDYLQEEGVFIANTDFKPGKEGNELIFVNRRGKEILKELGEDINRVYGFNIDWEHPEGISIHRFHKDPDRIKQLLKALKPGEVIKNADIVVGNHIIESYRFAVTDPEGNIVGYAATWKDVTSDRFLDKIILDTSPEMAMTIYETAQIGVNTFKLRDEMVTFKNNLNHIVDSVAEISDALTELSNSIQEVQRTQEDINQLVEKGSQSIEKSVANIRQSVEVISKLTESTAELRKRVTGIEHILDVILEITEQTNLLALNAAIEAARAGEVGRGFAVVADEVRKLAEKTSKSANEIREVVMAIMEEMEKTETEVTNVRDIINEGAEYSEEIESILDKIKEANTRITDMIMRQTASTEEQSNTIKSVSERSKELLESIDDILDIGVELDQIANATFRNSMEVWNMFRQIRKVGELDLLTRILEHAEFVENIIKAIEGRGSFTPVDHTQCNLGKWYYTEGLVEAEKYGPEAVELMKELEKHHIEFHNLGMEIMKLQEEGKINEAIEKVDILAEKSRDIANILVKLFQLMVMKKRKSET from the coding sequence ATGGGTCTCTTTGGGTGCAAAGATGCATATCGGACTATAGACAGGCTGAAGGAGGAGATAGAGAAAAAGGATGAATACATAGCAAAGCTTGAGGAATTACTGAAGGCAAAAGATGAGGAGGTTAAAACTTTACAAAATAATTTAAAAGAAAAACAGCAGCAGATAGATGAATTCCAGAGTAAATTAGAGGGAATAAAAGGAAAATTTGGAGACCTACAGGAGTATTTGAAAAATCAGTGGAAAATACTTGATTATCTACAGGAAGAAGGAGTATTTATCGCAAATACAGACTTTAAACCAGGTAAAGAAGGAAATGAACTGATCTTTGTAAACAGGAGAGGAAAGGAAATCCTCAAAGAGCTGGGAGAAGATATAAACAGAGTATATGGATTCAATATAGACTGGGAACATCCGGAAGGAATATCAATACATAGATTTCATAAAGACCCAGACAGGATAAAACAGCTCCTAAAAGCTCTAAAACCAGGAGAAGTTATCAAAAATGCAGATATTGTTGTAGGAAATCACATAATAGAATCTTACAGATTTGCTGTTACAGACCCAGAAGGAAATATAGTAGGATATGCAGCCACATGGAAGGATGTAACCAGTGATAGATTTCTGGATAAGATAATCTTAGATACTTCTCCAGAAATGGCAATGACCATATACGAAACAGCACAGATAGGCGTAAACACATTTAAACTAAGAGATGAAATGGTAACTTTCAAAAATAATCTTAATCATATTGTTGACTCTGTTGCCGAGATAAGTGATGCTTTAACAGAACTATCAAACTCTATTCAGGAAGTTCAAAGAACACAGGAAGATATCAATCAACTTGTTGAAAAAGGCTCACAATCTATCGAAAAATCTGTTGCAAACATCAGACAATCTGTTGAGGTTATATCAAAACTTACAGAATCTACAGCAGAACTGAGAAAAAGAGTTACAGGTATTGAGCACATACTTGATGTGATACTTGAGATTACAGAGCAGACAAACCTCCTTGCTCTAAATGCAGCTATAGAAGCTGCAAGGGCTGGTGAAGTAGGAAGAGGTTTTGCAGTTGTTGCTGATGAAGTAAGAAAGCTTGCTGAAAAAACATCCAAAAGTGCTAATGAAATAAGAGAAGTTGTAATGGCAATTATGGAAGAAATGGAGAAAACAGAAACAGAAGTTACAAATGTCCGTGACATAATCAACGAAGGAGCTGAATATTCAGAAGAGATTGAAAGCATCCTTGATAAGATTAAAGAGGCAAATACCAGAATAACAGATATGATTATGAGACAGACAGCCTCAACAGAAGAACAATCCAATACAATAAAATCTGTATCAGAAAGAAGCAAAGAACTTCTTGAATCAATAGATGATATCCTGGACATTGGTGTTGAGCTCGATCAGATTGCAAATGCTACCTTTAGAAACAGTATGGAAGTATGGAATATGTTCAGACAGATTAGAAAAGTTGGCGAGTTAGACCTTCTTACAAGGATACTCGAGCATGCAGAATTTGTTGAAAACATAATTAAGGCTATTGAAGGCAGAGGATCGTTTACACCTGTTGATCATACACAATGTAATCTTGGAAAATGGTATTACACAGAAGGTCTTGTAGAGGCCGAAAAATATGGCCCAGAAGCTGTTGAACTTATGAAGGAACTTGAAAAACATCATATAGAATTCCATAATCTTGGAATGGAAATAATGAAACTACAGGAAGAAGGTAAAATAAATGAAGCAATAGAAAAAGTCGATATACTAGCTGAAAAATCAAGAGATATTGCAAATATTCTGGTTAAACTATTCCAGCTAATGGTTATGAAAAAGAGAAAATCAGAAACTTAG
- a CDS encoding chemotaxis response regulator CheY, with product MALPDPNIRILVVDDMATMRRIIKGLLEQLGFKNIDEAEDGKVALQKLKTSKYDFVITDWNMPNMTGLELVQEIRKDPELKHLPVLMVTAEAKKENVLMAIKAGVNNYIVKPFTAEVLKEKIEKIFSAMKK from the coding sequence ATGGCATTACCTGACCCAAACATAAGAATACTTGTTGTTGATGATATGGCAACAATGAGAAGAATTATCAAAGGACTTCTTGAACAACTTGGTTTCAAAAATATAGATGAAGCAGAAGATGGAAAAGTTGCCCTTCAGAAATTAAAAACTTCCAAGTATGACTTTGTGATAACTGACTGGAATATGCCAAACATGACAGGACTTGAACTTGTTCAGGAGATCAGGAAAGACCCTGAATTAAAACACCTGCCTGTGCTTATGGTAACAGCAGAAGCCAAAAAAGAAAACGTATTAATGGCAATCAAAGCAGGAGTAAATAACTACATAGTAAAACCATTTACAGCAGAAGTCTTGAAAGAAAAAATAGAGAAAATTTTCTCAGCCATGAAAAAATAG
- a CDS encoding chemotaxis protein: protein MAKKDYLPKILETGANELEIIDFRMYELLDNGEIYEWVLGVNVAKVREVARKPENIVKSPGSPPEVEGIAKIRGEIVPIVNLAKWMKIREPEGAGKYIIVMEFLREIVGVIVHEAKRIRRIKWADIKKPPPSIEERLGGKIVGVIEIEEGQLLLLLDFEGILDELGMIKIFGIDEEVPEEEVERRGHFTILILDDSPVARKIIRGILEKDGHTVLEASSGLEGLDILNKYLEQAKAEGKDITDYIQLIVSDIEMPGMDGLTFTRKIKEHPELSKIPVIINTSLSDRATVDKAKFVNADAHLVKFDAPDLLKLVHKYAIKKG, encoded by the coding sequence ATGGCAAAAAAAGATTACCTTCCTAAGATACTTGAAACAGGAGCAAATGAGCTTGAGATAATTGATTTCCGAATGTATGAACTTCTGGATAATGGGGAGATATACGAGTGGGTCTTAGGTGTAAATGTTGCAAAAGTCCGTGAAGTAGCCAGAAAACCAGAAAATATAGTTAAATCCCCAGGCTCTCCCCCTGAAGTAGAAGGAATAGCAAAAATAAGGGGGGAAATAGTCCCAATAGTAAACCTTGCAAAATGGATGAAAATCCGTGAACCTGAAGGGGCAGGAAAATACATAATAGTAATGGAATTCCTCAGAGAAATAGTTGGTGTTATAGTCCATGAAGCAAAAAGAATCAGAAGAATTAAATGGGCAGACATCAAAAAACCCCCTCCAAGTATAGAGGAAAGACTCGGAGGAAAAATAGTTGGTGTAATTGAAATAGAAGAAGGTCAACTACTTCTTTTACTTGACTTTGAGGGTATACTTGATGAACTTGGAATGATTAAAATATTTGGTATTGATGAAGAAGTTCCAGAAGAAGAAGTTGAAAGAAGAGGACATTTTACAATATTAATACTGGATGACAGTCCTGTGGCAAGAAAAATAATTAGAGGAATACTGGAAAAAGACGGTCACACAGTATTGGAAGCCTCCAGTGGTCTTGAAGGATTAGATATCCTGAACAAATATCTTGAACAGGCAAAAGCAGAAGGAAAAGATATAACAGATTACATACAGCTAATAGTTTCTGATATAGAAATGCCAGGAATGGATGGTCTCACATTTACCAGAAAAATAAAAGAACATCCAGAATTATCTAAAATACCTGTTATTATAAACACCTCTCTAAGTGATAGAGCGACTGTTGACAAAGCAAAATTCGTTAATGCAGATGCGCATCTGGTTAAGTTTGATGCCCCAGATTTACTAAAACTTGTTCATAAATACGCAATAAAAAAAGGATAA
- a CDS encoding chemotaxis protein CheW, giving the protein METELGHIGITVDKVEGAININPKDIQPPPMNSIGIDPEFIDGVVMIETEDGQKELLTLLNIKKIFRPENL; this is encoded by the coding sequence GTGGAAACAGAATTGGGACATATAGGAATAACAGTAGACAAAGTAGAAGGAGCAATAAATATCAATCCTAAAGATATACAGCCTCCCCCTATGAACTCAATAGGAATAGACCCTGAGTTCATTGATGGTGTTGTAATGATTGAGACGGAAGATGGACAGAAAGAACTTTTAACACTTTTAAACATAAAGAAAATATTCAGACCTGAGAACCTGTAA
- a CDS encoding chemotaxis protein CheA, which produces MKLNFTDDMREILEEFLIEADEILANLDQDLIELESNPEDKELLNKIFRGMHTLKGGAGFLGLTSIVEIAHKIEDIFNKLRNDELHLTSEMMDVIFEGVDKLKEAIDMLKGNDEIPDEEDIKDLLNKLEQILSGETVIEAEVVSDSSNQQESSDENTEFEFVPGVDEDIKKLILQYPGKDLGEILEELILLPPDERPSLEVIEKLEQLITEGKDVKDLIIPKSQKKPEKEEKPQEPAGQIEPPKPPEKQESQPKPESKPAQKEAAQTKKKKTEKKEEVIRVDVDRVETLMNLVGELVLDRNRIVKLASGLEANCNSSDTIEELIDSITGMSRTVSDLQDAVMKLRMQPVKKIFSKFPRIVRDLAKKLNKKVNLVLEGEDTEIDRSILDKLEDPLIHLVRNAIDHGIEPPEERIKAGKPEVGTIKLSAYQEGDRIIISIEDDGRGINVEKVKQKAIEKGLITPEQAENMSDKEAYELLFMPGFSTADQVSEVSGRGVGMDVVASTIHSLRGTIEVESEPGKGTKFIMKLPLTVAIIRTLMVGANDRIFAIPLYSVVEIVRYEPENVKRIGQFKSFMLRDEVYLLFSLNELFDIEDEGEKQFIVIVRVGEKNIAIAVEELFGEEEIVIKPLGKLLENVQGIAGATITGDGRVVLIVDTNSLINDKKSQLIGVL; this is translated from the coding sequence ATGAAGTTAAATTTTACAGATGATATGAGAGAAATCTTAGAAGAATTCCTTATTGAAGCTGATGAAATACTTGCAAACCTTGATCAGGATTTAATAGAACTGGAGTCAAACCCCGAAGACAAAGAACTCCTAAACAAAATTTTCAGAGGAATGCACACCCTTAAAGGTGGAGCAGGATTTTTAGGACTTACATCAATCGTAGAAATAGCCCACAAAATAGAAGATATATTTAACAAGCTCCGTAATGATGAGCTTCACCTGACCTCTGAAATGATGGATGTTATTTTTGAGGGTGTTGATAAACTGAAAGAAGCAATAGATATGCTAAAAGGAAATGATGAAATTCCTGATGAAGAAGATATAAAAGATCTTTTAAATAAACTGGAGCAGATACTTTCAGGTGAAACTGTTATCGAAGCAGAAGTGGTATCAGACAGCAGTAATCAACAGGAAAGTTCAGATGAGAATACAGAATTTGAATTTGTTCCTGGTGTGGACGAGGATATTAAGAAACTTATTCTTCAATATCCTGGCAAGGATTTAGGAGAAATTTTAGAAGAGCTTATACTCCTTCCCCCTGATGAAAGACCATCTCTTGAAGTTATTGAGAAATTAGAGCAATTAATTACAGAAGGCAAAGATGTAAAAGATTTGATAATTCCAAAATCTCAGAAAAAACCTGAAAAAGAAGAAAAACCTCAAGAACCTGCTGGTCAGATAGAACCTCCTAAACCTCCAGAAAAACAGGAATCTCAGCCTAAACCAGAATCAAAACCAGCCCAAAAAGAAGCAGCCCAAACCAAAAAGAAAAAAACAGAAAAAAAAGAAGAGGTTATCAGAGTAGATGTAGACAGAGTAGAAACTCTAATGAACTTAGTTGGAGAACTTGTTCTTGATAGAAACAGAATAGTCAAACTGGCCTCAGGATTGGAAGCAAACTGTAATTCTTCTGATACCATCGAAGAGCTAATAGATTCCATAACTGGAATGAGCAGAACGGTCAGCGACCTGCAAGATGCAGTAATGAAACTTAGAATGCAACCTGTTAAAAAAATATTCAGTAAATTCCCAAGAATTGTAAGAGACCTTGCCAAAAAACTAAACAAAAAAGTAAATCTTGTGCTGGAAGGTGAAGATACAGAAATAGATAGATCTATACTGGACAAATTAGAAGATCCTCTTATTCACCTTGTTAGAAATGCAATAGACCACGGTATAGAGCCACCAGAAGAAAGAATAAAAGCAGGAAAACCCGAAGTTGGCACAATAAAGCTTTCGGCCTATCAGGAAGGAGATAGAATCATTATCTCTATTGAAGATGACGGAAGAGGTATTAATGTTGAAAAGGTAAAACAAAAAGCTATAGAAAAAGGTCTTATCACTCCTGAACAGGCTGAAAATATGTCTGACAAAGAAGCCTATGAACTTCTGTTTATGCCTGGATTCTCTACAGCAGATCAGGTAAGTGAGGTTTCAGGAAGAGGCGTTGGAATGGATGTTGTTGCCTCAACAATTCATTCTCTACGTGGAACCATTGAGGTTGAAAGCGAACCTGGCAAAGGCACCAAATTTATAATGAAACTGCCGTTAACTGTTGCAATTATCAGGACCCTTATGGTTGGTGCCAATGATAGAATTTTTGCAATTCCACTATATTCTGTAGTTGAAATAGTAAGATATGAACCTGAAAATGTAAAAAGGATAGGTCAGTTTAAATCATTTATGCTAAGGGATGAGGTATATCTGTTATTCAGCCTGAATGAGTTATTTGATATAGAAGATGAAGGAGAAAAACAGTTTATTGTTATAGTCAGAGTTGGAGAAAAAAATATTGCCATCGCAGTAGAAGAGTTATTTGGAGAAGAAGAAATAGTTATCAAACCCCTCGGCAAACTTCTTGAAAATGTCCAGGGAATTGCTGGTGCTACCATAACAGGAGATGGTAGAGTAGTATTAATAGTAGATACAAACTCATTAATTAATGATAAAAAATCACAACTTATTGGAGTGCTGTGA
- a CDS encoding protein phosphatase CheZ: MAEGLFQEVKKLLDIIEQYKKDIENLGSKKEGFKSVNTHIELAIKESEEATKKLIDNIMEISSDLKEVLSLISQIKDEELKTKITGKLEKVLSQLTDSLTLLEFQDIVSQRLIKISDFISDVEKEILKILLLFGISEEKSENKKEELREKLEELEWKKEVSQEDVDDILKQFGM; the protein is encoded by the coding sequence ATGGCTGAAGGGCTGTTTCAGGAAGTTAAAAAATTACTTGATATTATTGAACAGTATAAAAAGGATATTGAAAACCTTGGTAGTAAAAAGGAAGGGTTTAAAAGTGTTAACACCCATATAGAACTGGCTATAAAGGAAAGCGAAGAAGCTACAAAAAAATTAATTGACAACATTATGGAAATCAGCTCAGATTTAAAAGAAGTTCTATCCCTTATTTCCCAGATAAAGGATGAAGAACTAAAGACCAAGATTACAGGGAAACTTGAAAAAGTTTTATCCCAGTTAACAGATTCATTAACGCTCCTTGAATTTCAGGATATAGTTTCCCAGAGGTTGATTAAAATTTCAGATTTCATATCCGATGTTGAAAAGGAAATACTAAAAATATTACTTTTATTTGGAATAAGTGAAGAAAAGTCAGAAAATAAAAAAGAAGAATTAAGGGAAAAACTTGAAGAACTTGAATGGAAAAAAGAGGTTTCCCAGGAAGATGTTGATGATATTCTAAAACAGTTTGGAATGTAA